The Marinilongibacter aquaticus genome has a window encoding:
- the tilS gene encoding tRNA lysidine(34) synthetase TilS, producing MQQAFLTYLFDTLGLKQTDSALLAVSGGVDSMVMLDLFCRAGLKTEVAHCNFGLRAEASNLDEVLVRAYCAEHNILCHVKHFKPLEYAKEKGMSMQMAARELRYAWFESLRKQQALDFLATAHHLEDSFETAMLNLVRGSGVKGLKGIVPKTGNLIRPLLFAHKREIVDYAQLNAVEWREDESNASDKYKRNFIRQEITGRLSELNPNLLNTFRHSSGLLALESDFIEKSVADFEKKHLIKERGEWQISLAVLKETHDAILFRLWARFGFSGEEVKRMLSSDDFQKGKKLENKAYQLCVGHTHIHVLEKREGEDFEILLEQAEGQWGTPFGILKLEMQDKWPEKEDLIRQDLAFLNLDKLDFPLKLRAWKQGDRFQPFGMRGTKLVSDFLIDQKVPMHKKDKVCVLISDEEVAWLVDMRIADSFRVSPVTEKILRLEWIEKVES from the coding sequence ATGCAGCAAGCTTTTTTAACATATCTTTTCGACACACTGGGTTTGAAACAAACAGATTCGGCCTTGTTGGCCGTAAGCGGTGGAGTCGACTCTATGGTGATGCTCGATCTTTTCTGTCGGGCAGGATTGAAAACGGAGGTGGCTCACTGCAATTTTGGTTTACGAGCTGAGGCCTCAAACCTCGACGAAGTTTTGGTGCGGGCTTATTGTGCCGAACACAATATATTGTGTCATGTCAAGCATTTCAAGCCTTTGGAATACGCCAAAGAAAAGGGGATGTCCATGCAAATGGCCGCTCGGGAATTGCGTTATGCATGGTTTGAATCGCTCCGAAAGCAGCAGGCATTGGATTTTTTGGCCACGGCTCACCATCTGGAAGACAGCTTCGAAACGGCGATGCTCAATTTGGTGAGAGGCAGCGGGGTGAAAGGCTTAAAAGGTATAGTGCCCAAAACTGGAAACCTGATTCGGCCCTTGCTTTTTGCTCACAAACGCGAAATTGTAGACTATGCTCAATTGAACGCCGTAGAGTGGAGAGAAGACGAATCGAACGCAAGCGATAAATACAAAAGAAATTTTATTCGCCAGGAAATTACGGGGCGTTTGAGTGAACTGAACCCCAATTTGCTCAATACTTTTCGGCATTCTTCGGGGCTTTTGGCTTTGGAAAGTGATTTTATCGAAAAAAGTGTAGCCGATTTTGAAAAAAAGCATTTAATCAAAGAGCGGGGAGAATGGCAAATTTCGCTTGCCGTGCTGAAAGAAACCCACGACGCCATTTTGTTTCGGCTTTGGGCAAGGTTTGGCTTTTCCGGAGAAGAGGTGAAACGCATGCTTTCTTCTGATGATTTTCAGAAAGGGAAAAAATTGGAGAATAAAGCATATCAATTGTGTGTGGGCCATACGCACATTCACGTGCTTGAGAAAAGGGAGGGCGAAGATTTTGAAATATTGTTGGAGCAGGCTGAAGGGCAATGGGGTACACCGTTTGGTATTTTGAAACTTGAGATGCAGGACAAATGGCCTGAAAAGGAGGATTTGATACGTCAGGATTTGGCTTTTTTAAATTTGGATAAATTGGATTTTCCTTTGAAACTTCGTGCCTGGAAACAGGGCGATCGGTTCCAGCCTTTTGGTATGCGGGGTACAAAGTTGGTTTCAGACTTTTTGATTGATCAGAAAGTGCCTATGCATAAAAAGGACAAGGTTTGCGTCTTGATTTCGGATGAAGAAGTAGCCTGGCTTGTGGATATGCGAATCGCCGATTCTTTTCGCGTGAGTCCAGTCACAGAGAAAATCTTACGTTTGGAATGGATAGAAAAGGTTGAGAGCTAG
- the recN gene encoding DNA repair protein RecN — translation MLVHLQIKNYALIERLEINPGSGLSIITGETGAGKSILLGALGLLMGKRADGKVLYNQEEKCVVEGTFDLSRIGMQELFEENDLDYEQNSIIRREISPSGKSRAFVNDTPVTLDVLKSLSDRLIDVHSQHDSILLGDSGYQLQLVDFYALSEKEKVVYREAFDRYREANRALRKVETEAGKLKDEFEFNSFLLEELESAKLSVHEQEEAEAKLSVLENAEEVKERLNAVLNLLNHPEQSLLSALQEGIVQLNPIAKLSQSYEDIRKRLQSVQIELNDIADEIGIQEEKVEYDPEQIQVLKDRLDLIFRLLQKHHASDVSELLDIQSTLSEKVKQVLNFDDELKRLQLDLKEKGERMQEKADLLSEKRKAVLPEIEHKVVQILKDLGIPNADFKVDMQSVEAGTSGTDSVEFTFSANKGFSLQNLRKVASGGEFSRLMFALKYILAEKVAMPTLIFDEVDTGISGEVAVKMGNLMLEMSENLQMMAITHLPQIAGKGQTHFFVYKTDTPERTISKMKKLSEEERILEIAKMIGGDKPSESALQSAKELLYLNDK, via the coding sequence ATGTTAGTTCATCTACAGATAAAAAATTACGCCCTGATCGAGCGTTTGGAAATCAATCCAGGTAGCGGCTTGTCTATTATCACTGGCGAAACTGGAGCCGGTAAATCTATTCTTTTGGGTGCTTTGGGTTTGCTAATGGGCAAACGGGCCGATGGCAAAGTGCTTTACAATCAGGAAGAGAAATGCGTGGTGGAAGGTACTTTCGACCTGTCGAGAATAGGGATGCAAGAGCTTTTCGAAGAAAATGACCTCGATTACGAGCAAAACAGTATCATTCGAAGGGAGATTTCGCCATCTGGAAAATCCCGAGCTTTTGTCAACGACACGCCCGTTACTTTGGATGTGCTGAAAAGCTTGTCCGACCGCTTGATCGATGTGCATTCGCAACACGATTCCATTCTACTTGGTGATTCAGGGTATCAATTGCAATTGGTCGATTTTTATGCCCTTTCCGAAAAGGAAAAGGTTGTTTATCGCGAAGCTTTCGACAGATATAGAGAGGCCAACAGAGCTTTGCGGAAAGTAGAGACCGAGGCGGGAAAACTCAAAGATGAGTTCGAATTCAATTCTTTTCTGTTGGAAGAACTGGAAAGTGCAAAACTGAGTGTGCATGAGCAAGAAGAGGCAGAAGCAAAACTGAGTGTGCTCGAAAATGCCGAAGAGGTAAAAGAACGCCTCAATGCGGTATTGAATTTACTGAATCATCCCGAGCAGTCACTTTTATCTGCTTTGCAAGAAGGTATTGTGCAGCTAAATCCTATCGCCAAACTTTCGCAATCGTACGAAGATATTCGGAAAAGGTTGCAAAGTGTGCAGATCGAACTCAACGATATTGCCGATGAAATTGGCATTCAAGAAGAGAAGGTCGAGTACGACCCCGAGCAAATTCAGGTCTTGAAAGATAGGCTCGATTTGATTTTCCGTTTGCTTCAAAAACATCATGCAAGCGATGTAAGCGAATTGCTCGATATTCAGTCCACTCTTTCGGAAAAAGTGAAGCAGGTACTCAATTTCGATGATGAATTGAAAAGGCTCCAACTCGATTTGAAAGAAAAGGGTGAGCGAATGCAAGAAAAGGCCGACCTGCTTTCCGAAAAAAGAAAAGCCGTATTGCCGGAGATCGAGCATAAAGTCGTACAGATTTTAAAAGATTTGGGCATACCCAATGCCGACTTCAAAGTGGATATGCAAAGCGTAGAAGCGGGTACTAGCGGCACAGATTCGGTCGAATTTACCTTTTCAGCAAACAAAGGCTTTTCGCTCCAAAACTTACGTAAAGTAGCTTCTGGTGGGGAGTTTTCGAGGTTGATGTTTGCTCTGAAGTATATTTTGGCGGAGAAGGTGGCCATGCCCACTTTGATTTTCGATGAAGTGGACACTGGGATTTCGGGCGAGGTGGCTGTGAAAATGGGAAACCTTATGTTGGAAATGAGTGAAAACCTTCAAATGATGGCGATCACCCATTTGCCGCAAATTGCCGGAAAAGGACAAACGCACTTTTTTGTGTACAAAACCGATACGCCAGAAAGAACGATCAGTAAAATGAAAAAACTGAGCGAAGAAGAACGCATTCTGGAAATCGCCAAAATGATTGGCGGCGATAAACCCAGCGAAAGTGCTTTACAAAGTGCAAAGGAACTGTTATACCTAAATGATAAATAG
- a CDS encoding OstA-like protein, with product MPKIFLRGFIVFVFSLLGPLAFAQKPLNPPVDKGPKSKIELISADSLIGTSGENAQRTFYGKVKFLHRGVYLNCRKAVHNAKENNLEAYGDILINQGDTLTITGDTLYYDGNTRKAKILGKKVRLEDDDITLDSKQLNYDINSDLAYYPVPGVIHQDSAILSSNSGYYNTETKLFNYLGNVEILHPDFVLCTDTLDYYSDLKKAVFESFTTIHSDDGNLSAERGYYFTDSKQSEFVGRSMVENEKYSLSADTLNFNLKIEEGFGLGNVEFISKADSIIINGDYGEKKADKGFTQMNGHALLRAISNADTLFLSAKTITAFNSIDSVMQQIKKDSLVQTDSVQQIPEVKVAVDTSQKADKIEFIIADKEVKIFRSDFQSLCDSLNYNLIDSVITFIGKPIIWSDQNQMEGELIEAQMVNSKIRKLFLHQNGFIIAQDSISKFDQVKGRQIIADFDSLTQIRDVYVNGNGESIYYTLDDKNRLIGLNRIACSRIYLNFKGRQVNRISFAGQAESKLIPPVEISESVQKLENFNWRIDRKPSKSDVLGQHEIPIKTEEN from the coding sequence ATGCCAAAAATATTCTTGAGAGGTTTTATCGTATTCGTTTTTTCTTTGCTCGGGCCATTGGCCTTTGCTCAAAAGCCCTTGAACCCTCCGGTCGACAAGGGGCCAAAATCCAAAATCGAGCTCATCAGTGCCGACTCTTTGATCGGCACAAGTGGTGAAAACGCACAGCGTACATTTTATGGCAAAGTGAAGTTTTTGCACCGCGGGGTCTATCTCAATTGCCGCAAAGCCGTGCACAATGCAAAAGAAAACAACCTGGAAGCCTACGGCGATATCCTGATCAACCAGGGCGACACTTTGACCATTACCGGAGACACCCTTTATTATGATGGAAATACCCGAAAGGCAAAAATACTGGGTAAAAAAGTAAGGCTCGAAGACGATGACATCACCTTGGATTCAAAGCAACTGAACTACGATATCAATAGCGACTTGGCTTATTATCCTGTACCCGGTGTCATCCACCAAGACTCGGCCATTCTCAGCAGCAATTCGGGTTATTACAATACCGAAACCAAACTCTTCAATTATTTGGGCAATGTCGAAATTCTGCATCCCGATTTCGTGCTTTGCACCGATACTCTCGATTATTACAGCGATTTGAAAAAAGCCGTTTTCGAGTCATTCACAACAATCCATTCGGATGACGGCAACCTTTCTGCCGAAAGAGGGTATTATTTCACCGACAGCAAACAATCGGAATTTGTGGGCCGATCGATGGTCGAAAACGAAAAATATTCGCTTTCTGCCGATACCCTCAACTTCAACCTGAAAATTGAAGAAGGCTTTGGCCTAGGAAACGTAGAGTTCATCAGCAAGGCAGATAGCATCATTATTAATGGTGATTATGGGGAGAAAAAAGCCGACAAGGGTTTTACGCAAATGAATGGCCATGCTCTCTTGCGGGCCATATCCAATGCCGACACACTTTTTTTAAGTGCAAAAACCATCACCGCTTTCAATTCAATCGATTCTGTAATGCAGCAAATAAAGAAAGACAGCCTCGTTCAAACGGATTCGGTGCAACAAATTCCAGAGGTAAAAGTGGCCGTCGATACCAGCCAAAAAGCCGATAAAATCGAATTCATCATAGCCGATAAAGAGGTGAAAATATTCCGCTCAGATTTTCAGTCGCTTTGCGATTCTTTGAACTACAACCTCATCGATTCGGTCATAACTTTTATTGGAAAACCCATTATTTGGAGCGATCAAAATCAGATGGAAGGCGAATTGATCGAAGCCCAAATGGTCAATAGCAAAATCCGCAAGCTATTTCTGCACCAAAATGGCTTTATTATTGCCCAAGATTCCATTTCGAAATTCGACCAAGTGAAAGGGCGACAGATTATAGCAGATTTCGATTCACTGACGCAAATCCGTGATGTATACGTGAACGGCAACGGCGAAAGCATTTATTATACGCTCGATGACAAAAACAGGCTGATCGGCCTAAACCGTATAGCCTGCAGTAGGATTTACCTGAATTTCAAAGGGCGGCAAGTGAACCGAATTTCTTTTGCAGGGCAAGCCGAATCGAAGCTCATTCCTCCTGTGGAAATCAGCGAAAGTGTGCAAAAGTTAGAAAACTTCAATTGGCGGATCGATCGTAAACCCAGCAAATCGGATGTGCTTGGCCAACATGAAATCCCGATAAAAACCGAAGAGAACTGA
- the lptC gene encoding LPS export ABC transporter periplasmic protein LptC, whose product MKSLHSFLFLCLIGSLLACEESQEEEKKFLYMGPAMTVDDLNISYSDSGRVVVKMSTAKQLKMQNEDEVYPKPVYINFINREGVEYSSLRADSGKYIKKDNYYKVMGNVFFYNREAQQSLSTNELIWDPNKKIVHTDKKVQVNTPSDQIVGNGMEASQDFSKYKFTGAITGFFEVDSLITQPDSNSRALQP is encoded by the coding sequence ATGAAAAGCCTTCATTCTTTCCTTTTTCTTTGTCTAATTGGCAGCCTGCTCGCTTGTGAAGAGTCGCAAGAGGAAGAGAAGAAGTTTCTGTACATGGGTCCTGCCATGACCGTAGACGACCTGAATATTTCTTATTCCGATTCGGGACGTGTGGTAGTGAAAATGTCTACGGCCAAACAACTGAAAATGCAAAATGAAGATGAAGTATATCCCAAACCGGTGTACATCAACTTCATCAACCGCGAAGGTGTAGAATACAGTTCTTTGCGGGCAGACAGTGGCAAATACATCAAAAAGGACAATTACTATAAAGTAATGGGCAATGTGTTTTTTTACAATCGCGAAGCCCAACAAAGCTTATCCACGAATGAACTGATTTGGGATCCAAACAAGAAAATTGTGCATACCGACAAAAAAGTGCAGGTGAATACACCCAGCGACCAGATTGTGGGCAACGGTATGGAGGCGTCTCAAGATTTCAGCAAATACAAATTTACGGGAGCCATCACAGGCTTCTTCGAAGTAGACTCCCTTATCACACAACCCGACAGCAATTCACGAGCCCTTCAGCCCTAA
- a CDS encoding type III pantothenate kinase — protein MKIVTIDFGNSSGKLAVFEHGKLLENFKGDAEEVLNFIKKVNADAHCICSVAHAKEDLEALFEPIPNTLILQAETDLPIQNAYATPHTLGMDRLAAAIGTLAFFPNENCLIIDLGTAIKYDYIDKQATFKGGIISPGMQMRFRALHTFTQKLPLIQAEEIPELVGTSTETCIRSGVVNGIIAEINGIIARYEKQGELKILLTGGDADFFESQINYPTFATQNLVHFGLYRILIHNVENKSFTL, from the coding sequence ATGAAAATCGTCACGATAGATTTTGGCAACTCAAGTGGAAAATTAGCCGTTTTCGAGCATGGCAAGCTGCTTGAAAACTTCAAAGGCGATGCCGAAGAAGTGTTAAATTTCATAAAAAAAGTTAATGCCGATGCCCATTGTATTTGCTCCGTAGCCCATGCAAAAGAAGACCTCGAGGCTTTGTTCGAGCCCATTCCCAATACGCTCATTCTTCAAGCCGAAACCGACCTTCCAATTCAAAATGCCTATGCTACACCCCATACTTTGGGCATGGACAGGCTTGCAGCGGCCATTGGCACCTTGGCTTTCTTCCCCAATGAAAACTGCTTGATAATCGACCTTGGCACGGCAATCAAATACGATTACATAGACAAACAGGCCACTTTTAAAGGAGGAATTATCTCGCCGGGCATGCAAATGCGGTTTCGGGCATTGCACACTTTCACGCAGAAACTACCGTTGATACAGGCAGAAGAAATTCCTGAACTCGTGGGCACCAGTACCGAGACTTGCATCAGAAGCGGCGTGGTGAACGGCATAATTGCTGAAATAAACGGGATTATTGCCCGCTATGAAAAGCAAGGCGAGTTGAAAATCTTGCTCACGGGAGGAGATGCCGATTTTTTTGAAAGTCAGATTAATTATCCGACATTTGCGACTCAAAATTTAGTTCATTTCGGATTGTACCGAATTTTAATTCATAATGTTGAAAATAAAAGCTTTACTCTTTAG
- a CDS encoding MFS transporter — translation MVNDKRLFLGSCFALITTAFSFSISAATLKNLGMDLDFSGEKLGFINSLWFLGFPISMIIGGLIYNSIGPKKIMKIAFISHFLGAALTLFAIYNASPSSYAILLISNLLLGIGCGCTEAACNPMIADTYQGDQRNKMLNRFHMWFPGGIVVGSLLSEFMTNMGLSWQSQFWLIPIPAVIYFYLFYGQAFPKSKIEESGALGENLKAMFSLIYVFIFVCMALTAITEFGPQKWTGLIMESSGAKPTLILALVTGLMAVTRFVGGPITKALGQTGVLLSGAVLASIGIYLFSTQTGSMTYAAAIVFAMGVALFWPTMIGITASKVPLSGALGLSIIGGVGMFSTAIFQPFIGRWVDNDLAAKSAEGLTGTELELAAGQATLSTMTTFPLILIVLFTILFFWQKGKKDPEAAAH, via the coding sequence ATGGTAAACGATAAACGACTCTTTCTGGGCAGTTGTTTCGCCCTAATCACCACAGCCTTTTCTTTTAGTATTAGTGCGGCCACATTAAAGAACTTAGGTATGGACCTCGACTTTTCTGGAGAAAAGCTCGGATTCATCAACTCCTTGTGGTTCTTGGGTTTCCCTATTTCAATGATTATCGGTGGCTTGATCTACAATTCGATTGGCCCAAAAAAGATCATGAAAATCGCGTTCATCTCGCATTTTCTTGGTGCTGCCTTGACCTTGTTCGCTATTTATAATGCATCGCCTTCGAGCTATGCCATTCTCTTGATCTCAAACCTTTTGCTAGGTATTGGATGCGGTTGTACCGAGGCCGCCTGTAACCCGATGATTGCCGATACTTATCAAGGTGATCAGCGAAACAAAATGTTGAACAGATTCCACATGTGGTTTCCTGGTGGCATAGTGGTGGGTTCTTTGCTGTCGGAATTCATGACCAATATGGGTCTATCTTGGCAAAGCCAGTTTTGGTTGATTCCTATTCCTGCTGTAATCTATTTCTACTTGTTTTACGGACAAGCTTTTCCGAAATCAAAAATCGAAGAGTCTGGAGCATTGGGAGAAAACCTCAAGGCCATGTTCAGCCTTATTTATGTTTTCATTTTCGTTTGCATGGCTCTTACCGCGATCACCGAATTTGGTCCTCAAAAATGGACAGGCTTGATCATGGAAAGCTCTGGTGCTAAGCCCACATTGATCTTGGCTTTGGTAACCGGACTAATGGCCGTAACCCGTTTTGTTGGTGGCCCGATTACGAAAGCTCTTGGACAAACAGGTGTTTTGCTTTCTGGTGCCGTGTTGGCCAGTATTGGCATTTACCTTTTCAGTACACAAACAGGTTCGATGACTTACGCCGCGGCCATCGTTTTCGCTATGGGTGTGGCCCTTTTCTGGCCAACCATGATCGGAATCACCGCAAGCAAAGTGCCATTGAGTGGAGCTCTGGGCCTATCCATTATCGGTGGTGTAGGTATGTTCTCTACGGCGATTTTCCAACCCTTTATCGGCCGCTGGGTAGACAACGATCTCGCCGCGAAATCGGCAGAAGGCCTTACAGGTACCGAATTGGAATTGGCTGCTGGGCAAGCTACCCTGTCTACCATGACGACCTTCCCGCTCATTTTGATCGTGCTTTTCACGATTTTGTTTTTCTGGCAAAAAGGCAAGAAAGATCCAGAGGCAGCGGCTCATTAA
- a CDS encoding c-type cytochrome, producing MKSKILCLLALALSACSSPEEMEYEQYLVNGESLYQTHCANCHGKEGEGLQNLYPALKENPNLKNLGRVVCLIRNGEKAKESSNGQAMPANPKLYNLDIAQLTTYLLEHFGDSKQKLSPEEVKDYLEENCPN from the coding sequence ATGAAGAGTAAAATCCTGTGTCTTTTGGCTCTAGCTTTATCGGCTTGCAGCAGCCCGGAAGAAATGGAATACGAACAGTATTTGGTGAATGGCGAAAGTCTTTATCAAACGCACTGTGCGAATTGCCATGGGAAAGAGGGCGAAGGACTTCAAAATCTGTATCCGGCTTTGAAAGAGAATCCGAATTTAAAGAACCTTGGCCGCGTGGTGTGCCTAATCCGAAATGGAGAGAAGGCGAAGGAATCGTCGAATGGACAAGCCATGCCTGCCAATCCAAAACTGTACAATTTGGACATTGCCCAACTGACCACCTATTTACTGGAACACTTTGGAGACTCTAAACAGAAACTGAGTCCAGAAGAGGTAAAGGATTACTTGGAAGAAAACTGTCCAAATTGA
- a CDS encoding OmpA family protein: MKRNFAIGLSISFLLLCAVQSVFAQSSLKSGNKAYDKQSYVLAVKRYEEYVDGAKTGDKDLPEALSKLAYSYKKLQDYRNAERVYRILFRRYEKILDSKEYLYFAQVLASLSQYRESQLYYSKYGQMQAEDERAKKFSVAYMDISPFFRDSALYHVDYVEAINSRQADFSPMYFGKGLAFVSSRDESGSVKRVYMNNETPFLDLFLFPDTTALLTGELIAEGMDASKPFSKNLNSKFHEGPMAFFKDEKQIIFTRNNYEKSRKKSGNGVNNLKLFSAKYTGSEWDYVEELPFNSDDFSCGHPTLNVENSQLYFISDMPGGFGGTDLYVVDYNRGQWSSPRNLGPEINTEGNEMFPFIDEFDNLYFASDGQAGLGGLDVFFVEMENGKPTGEPVNLGAPINSPQDDFGLITNGYRTSGFFSSNRKKGFSDDNIYTFKKQCRALTVLVYDAETKEAIGGSEVRLLDHGVNKELYMTNENGEVQICLTAGLNFEFKAFKAGYESNSVTYATMVTSPEAESLVKIFLLPSKLPLVRGTIRSELTNEPIGGATVTLTNLRDKSTATVITGKDGRYEFQPTKKGQYVVSAVKDRYAQNTEIVGKVRGLFKNRETYEQNLGMVGEGDLYRIENIYYDYGKHTIRKDAKRSLNDRVMPLLQKYPQIEIEIRSHTDSRSSAEFNQKLSEQRAQEVVLYLQKRGISANRLKFHGYGESQLVNECADGVDCSEEMHQQNRRTEFLVLKVTR, translated from the coding sequence TTGAAAAGAAATTTTGCCATTGGGCTGAGTATTTCTTTTTTGTTGCTGTGTGCAGTGCAATCCGTTTTCGCTCAATCGAGTTTGAAATCGGGCAACAAAGCATACGATAAGCAGAGCTATGTATTGGCCGTGAAACGTTATGAAGAATATGTGGACGGAGCCAAAACGGGCGATAAAGACTTGCCCGAGGCTCTTTCTAAATTGGCTTATTCCTACAAGAAGCTTCAAGACTACCGCAATGCCGAACGCGTGTATCGTATTTTGTTCAGGCGATACGAAAAGATTTTAGACAGCAAAGAGTACTTGTATTTTGCTCAGGTGCTGGCCAGTTTGTCGCAATACCGCGAGTCGCAATTGTATTATTCGAAATATGGTCAAATGCAGGCAGAGGACGAAAGAGCAAAGAAGTTTTCGGTGGCCTATATGGATATTTCCCCGTTTTTCCGCGATTCGGCCTTGTATCATGTGGATTATGTCGAGGCTATAAATTCGCGTCAGGCCGATTTTAGCCCGATGTATTTTGGGAAAGGTTTGGCTTTTGTGTCCTCCCGCGACGAAAGCGGTTCTGTGAAGCGGGTGTACATGAACAATGAAACTCCTTTTCTCGATCTATTTCTGTTTCCCGACACCACGGCTTTGTTGACGGGCGAGCTGATTGCCGAAGGGATGGACGCGAGCAAGCCGTTCAGCAAGAACCTCAATTCTAAATTTCATGAAGGCCCAATGGCTTTTTTCAAGGATGAAAAACAAATAATATTCACGCGAAACAATTATGAGAAAAGTCGGAAAAAGAGCGGCAATGGAGTGAACAACCTCAAATTGTTTTCGGCAAAATATACAGGCAGCGAATGGGATTATGTAGAAGAACTGCCTTTCAATTCGGATGATTTTTCATGTGGGCACCCCACATTGAATGTTGAAAACAGTCAACTGTATTTTATATCGGATATGCCGGGAGGCTTTGGGGGTACGGATTTGTATGTGGTGGATTACAACCGCGGGCAGTGGAGTTCTCCCCGAAACTTAGGCCCTGAAATCAATACCGAAGGCAATGAGATGTTCCCTTTTATCGATGAATTCGACAATCTTTATTTTGCTTCAGACGGACAAGCGGGTTTGGGTGGCCTGGATGTATTTTTTGTGGAGATGGAAAACGGGAAGCCGACAGGCGAGCCCGTGAATCTTGGGGCACCGATCAATTCGCCGCAAGACGATTTCGGTTTGATAACGAACGGATACCGCACTTCGGGCTTTTTCTCTTCGAATAGGAAAAAGGGTTTTTCCGACGACAATATTTATACGTTCAAAAAGCAATGTCGGGCTTTGACGGTTCTTGTATACGATGCAGAAACCAAAGAGGCCATCGGTGGTTCAGAAGTTCGGCTGCTTGATCACGGCGTGAACAAGGAGTTGTACATGACCAATGAAAATGGAGAAGTGCAGATTTGTTTGACGGCCGGTTTGAACTTCGAGTTTAAGGCATTTAAGGCAGGTTACGAATCGAATTCGGTGACCTATGCCACGATGGTGACTTCGCCCGAAGCCGAATCGCTGGTGAAAATTTTTCTTCTTCCTTCCAAACTGCCTCTCGTTCGCGGAACAATTCGCTCGGAATTGACCAACGAACCCATCGGTGGGGCCACTGTGACATTGACCAATTTGCGGGACAAAAGTACGGCCACCGTGATTACTGGAAAAGATGGACGGTATGAATTTCAGCCTACGAAAAAAGGGCAGTACGTGGTTTCGGCAGTGAAAGACCGCTATGCCCAGAATACCGAAATTGTAGGGAAAGTAAGGGGTTTGTTTAAAAATCGAGAAACCTATGAGCAAAATCTGGGCATGGTAGGCGAGGGCGATCTCTACCGCATCGAGAATATTTATTACGATTACGGGAAGCACACCATTCGAAAGGACGCGAAAAGAAGTTTGAATGACCGCGTAATGCCATTGTTGCAAAAGTATCCACAAATTGAAATTGAAATTCGTTCGCATACCGACAGCCGATCGAGTGCAGAATTTAATCAGAAGCTTTCTGAACAACGTGCCCAGGAAGTGGTGCTTTATTTGCAGAAAAGAGGAATATCGGCCAATCGTTTGAAATTTCACGGTTATGGGGAGTCGCAATTGGTAAATGAGTGTGCGGATGGCGTAGATTGTTCAGAAGAAATGCATCAACAGAACCGAAGGACAGAATTTCTTGTTCTTAAAGTAACCAGATAA
- a CDS encoding SCO family protein — MLKIKIAILLCAVTLVWSCSGSTEKELPYLGPSHTDENGEVVHHQIPDFKFIDQYGDTISQADFDGKIYVADFFFTSCPTICPVMKSQMIRIYDKFKGQEEVRILSHSIDPYHDSVSVLHDYAEALGVKGKQWFFVTGDQDQIYDIGQHAYMVTADVDTVAAEETGGYIHSGAFILVDKNKHVRGLYDGTKEEEVNKLMKDIELLLKENEE, encoded by the coding sequence ATGCTAAAAATTAAAATAGCGATTTTGCTCTGTGCGGTGACTTTGGTTTGGTCCTGTAGTGGATCTACGGAAAAGGAATTGCCCTATTTGGGGCCCTCGCACACCGATGAAAACGGTGAAGTAGTGCACCATCAAATTCCGGATTTCAAATTTATTGATCAGTACGGTGACACCATAAGTCAAGCGGATTTTGACGGGAAAATCTATGTCGCCGATTTTTTCTTTACTTCTTGTCCCACGATTTGTCCGGTAATGAAATCGCAAATGATTCGTATTTACGATAAGTTTAAAGGGCAAGAAGAAGTGCGGATTTTATCGCACAGTATCGACCCTTACCACGATTCGGTGAGCGTGTTGCACGATTACGCCGAGGCTTTGGGTGTAAAGGGCAAACAGTGGTTTTTTGTGACGGGCGATCAAGATCAAATTTACGATATCGGTCAACATGCATATATGGTCACTGCCGATGTGGATACGGTCGCGGCCGAAGAAACAGGCGGTTACATACATTCTGGTGCTTTTATATTGGTGGATAAAAACAAGCATGTGCGTGGCTTGTACGATGGCACAAAAGAAGAAGAAGTGAATAAGTTGATGAAGGATATAGAGCTATTATTGAAAGAAAATGAAGAGTAA